A single region of the Silene latifolia isolate original U9 population chromosome 8, ASM4854445v1, whole genome shotgun sequence genome encodes:
- the LOC141595613 gene encoding F-box/FBD/LRR-repeat protein At5g53840-like — MNCLLKSGLWRNMKNEEMSSDRLSGLPEHLLLEILSRMPLKSAVGTSILSRRWRFLWTDLPDIHLCMDDDFGARKGTAEFFNLIRNNLLPKLNCPSIRKFTLDLGLFNDHIDKVRYQPGVINFNHLGEINFNHLGKINFNYHGIDNDRERVSSHVLECFNRAASNNITTNTNTQLQEFSFNIDGEAHYYCDIFPDLPLSLFQIQSLVVLRLNPWLSVHQDDHHITNAVFNLPNLKILDVFFFSFHTTLLEKLVSSSPSLSHLSFTLRVPGVDTPILSPFTLNLSHPTLTRLDIRLSDAAHVTIDAPNLQQLQVWVFGFNREFLNRVSFLNSPTRLLACTISVPYKPIDQLLLPSNLFSIISTVKSLTLVEKKPCRLIAPITFSRLTHLGLLLHRKLAGLPLLQKCPVLEVLTFDMTHSISDMLSNRLWPLPDSPPQCLVYSVKRIEIFVPAFVDGVEIPLLDLLKCLLATAKALELLKVTVTGPDLSKFQDASFSESDFIKEVLDMPRSSANCRFKFHGLQPTVLGDAINSDSSMTSHLHH, encoded by the coding sequence ATGAATTGTCTATTGAAATCTGGTTTGTGGAGGAATATGAAGAATGAGGAAATGAGCAGTGATCGATTAAGCGGGCTACCGGAGCACCTGCTACTGGAAATCCTGTCACGGATGCCCCTTAAATCTGCTGTGGGCACCTCTATTTTATCCCGGCGTTGGCGCTTTCTGTGGACTGACCTCCCAGACATCCACCTGTGTATGGATGATGATTTTGGTGCCCGCAAAGGTACAGCTGAGTTTTTTAATCTTATTCGGAATAATCTCCTTCCCAAATTAAACTGCCCTTCCATCCGTAAATTCACCCTCGACCTTGGTCTCTTCAATGACCACATTGATAAAGTCAGATACCAACCTGGTGTGATCAATTTCAACCACCTTGGTGAGATCAATTTCAACCACCTTGGTAAGATCAATTTCAACTATCATGGCATTGATAATGATAGGGAACGTGTCTCTTCCCATGTCCTTGAATGCTTTAATAGGGCGGCCTCTAATAATAtcaccaccaacaccaacacccaGTTGCAGGAATTTAGTTTTAATATCGACGGAGAAGCTCATTACTACTGTGATATCTTTCCTGATCTCCCTTTGTCCCTTTTCCAAATCCAATCCCTTGTCGTCCTCAGACTTAATCCTTGGTTATCAGTCCACCAGGATGATCACCATATTACTAATGCCGTCTTTAATCTCCCTAATTTGAAAATCCTTGACGTCTTTTTCTTTAGTTTTCATACCACCCTTTTGGAAAAGCTTGTTTCTTCTTCCCCTTCCCTTTCCCATTTGTCCTTTACGCTTCGTGTTCCAGGAGTAGATACTCCAATTCTTTCTCCTTTTACTCTTAACTTATCACATCCCACTTTAACTCGCTTGGACATTCGCCTCTCTGATGCCGCCCATGTTACAATAGATGCACCTAACCTGCAACAGCTCCAAGTTTGGGTCTTTGGGTTTAATAGAGAGTTTCTTAACCGGGTCTCCTTTCTGAATTCCCCTACTCGCTTGCTTGCTTGTACAATTTCTGTGCCCTACAAGCCTATCGACCAACTCTTATTGCCTTCCAACCTTTTCAGTATTATTTCTACTGTTAAATCCCTCACTCTCGTTGAGAAGAAGCCATGTCGTCTTATAGCACCAATTACCTTCAGCCGCCTCACTCATTTGGGACTCTTGCTGCATCGTAAACTTGCCGGCCTTCCTTTACTGCAAAAGTGCCCTGTGCTCGAGGTCCTTACCTTCGACATGACCCACAGTATATCTGATATGCTAAGCAATCGCCTTTGGCCGTTGCCTGATTCCCCTCCTCAATGCCTAGTTTACTCTGTCAAGAGGATCGAGATATTTGTACCTGCGTTTGTTGATGGCGTTGAGATTCCGTTGCTGGATCTACTCAAGTGCTTGTTAGCCACTGCCAAAGCTTTGGAGCTACTCAAGGTCACTGTTACCGGACCAGACTTGTCTAAATTTCAGGACGCGAGTTTCTCAGAATCTGATTTCATCAAGGAAGTGTTGGACATGCCTAGGAGTTCTGCAAACTGCAGGTTTAAATTTCACGGTCTTCAGCCCACAGTATTGGGCGATGCTATCAACTCAGATTCTTCCATGACATCCCACTTGCATCATTAG